The following coding sequences are from one Primulina eburnea isolate SZY01 chromosome 15, ASM2296580v1, whole genome shotgun sequence window:
- the LOC140815183 gene encoding UPF0496 protein At4g34320-like — MGSHISKKVGETSGANPINNLQYTAELNSYEAACKLDADLQSFDTTLQARTNNVISSLAAGVEVRALSVDSLREVTECLLEMNQEVVKVILDCKKDVWKSKELFELVEEYFENSLMTLDFCSALEKCLKRARDSQLMIHVALQRFEEEGYGVEGKETYAKILEDLRVFRDIGDPFTEEFFRDFESVHRQQMLMLQRLQLKKNKLDKKMKSIHSWRKVSGIIFAATFAAVLICSVVAAAMAAPPVAAALAAATSIPLGSMGKWIDSLLKNYENVVKGQKEMINSMSVGTYVTIKDLDNIRVLISKLEIDIESLFKNFDFAMNEEVVKVGVDEIKKKLVVFMKNVDELGAQADNCSRDIRKARTVILQRIIKHPNH; from the coding sequence ATGGGAAGTCACATAAGCAAGAAAGTTGGTGAAACTTCGGGTGCAAATCCTATCAACAATCTTCAGTATACAGCTGAGTTGAACTCCTATGAGGCTGCCTGCAAGCTGGACGCAGATTTGCAGTCATTTGATACGACCCTCCAAGCTCGTACCAACAATGTCATCTCTTCTCTTGCTGCTGGAGTTGAAGTCCGAGCATTATCCGTCGATTCACTCCGGGAAGTCACTGAATGCCTTTTAGAGATGAACCAAGAAGTGGTGAAGGTGATTCTTGACTGCAAGAAGGACGTTTGGAAGAGCAAAGAATTATTCGAGCTCGTAGAAGAGTACTTTGAAAACAGTCTCATGACTCTGGACTTCTGCTCGGCATTGGAGAAATGCTTGAAACGTGCCCGAGATAGCCAGTTAATGATTCACGTGGCGCTTCAGCGATTCGAAGAAGAAGGATATGGGGTTGAAGGGAAGGAAACTTATGCTAAAATATTGGAGGACTTGAGGGTGTTCCGGGATATAGGTGACCCCTTTACTGAAGAGTTTTTTCGAGACTTCGAGTCTGTGCATAGACAGCAGATGCTTATGCTACAAAGGTTGCAGCTGAAGAAGAACAAGCTGGATAAGAAGATGAAGTCAATTCACTCTTGGAGGAAAGTGTCTGGCATTATATTTGCAGCCACTTTTGCAGCTGTGCTGATTTGCTCGGTGGTGGCTGCAGCCATGGCGGCACCACCAGTTGCGGCCGCCCTAGCAGCTGCAACCTCCATCCCATTAGGCTCGATGGGGAAATGGATTGATTCATTGCTAAAGAATTATGAGAATGTGGTGAAGGGACAGAaggagatgatcaattcaatgAGCGTGGGAACTTATGTGACTATCAAGGATTTGGACAATATACGCGTGCTGATTAGCAAGTTGGAGATCGATATCGAGTCCCTCTTCAAAAATTTCGACTTTGCAATGAATGAAGAGGTAGTGAAAGTTGGTGTAGATGAGATTAAAAAGAAACTGGTTGTTTTCATGAAGAATGTCGATGAACTAGGGGCGCAAGCAGATAATTGTAGCCGCGATATTCGTAAAGCAAGGACCGTGATTCTGCAGAGGATCATCAAACATCCGAATCATTGA
- the LOC140814123 gene encoding protein DETOXIFICATION 33-like isoform X1, which yields MKPSTLEVENGNEVQISNVEVRKMGSRTCDESKKLWKIAAPAILTAVAQFSIGFVTVAFVGHLGEVELAAVSVVQNVLEGFVFGVMLGMGSALETLCGQAVGAGQYEMLGIYLQRSCVITLVTALFLSPLYIFTSPILKLLRQSKSISNLAGKYALWVIPQLFAYALNFPLQKFLQAQSKVWVMAVISLLVLGFHVFLNWLVVIKLGKGLLGAAVVENISWCLVVLAQMVYVVSGFFPESWTGLSFKAFKSLSRFVKLSLASAIMLCLELWYYTVVILMVGWLKNPEIAVDAISICMNLELWTLMIALGFNAAISVRVSNELGANCPKAAKFSVAVAVVSSTLFGVVFTVSILATKNVFPRMFSDKTEVIKETSKLGYFLAATILLNSIQPVLHGVAVGAGWQASVALVNIGCYYVFGLPLGALLGYKFDLGVKGIWLGMLSGCLLQTVVLVLLVARANWNKEASVAEERVRIYADSSLPQIERTENSTIVKN from the exons ATGAAGCCATCTACTTTAGAAGTGGAAAATGGAAATGAAGTTCAGATTTCCAATGTTGAGGTCAGGAAAATGGGATCTAGAACCTGTGATGAATCGAAGAAGCTGTGGAAGATTGCCGCGCCGGCGATTCTTACAGCCGTAGCACAATTTTCTATTGGATTTGTGACTGTTGCATTTGTCGGCCATCTTGGAGAGGTGGAACTTGCTGCTGTTTCAGTCGTGCAGAATGTGCTTGAGGGTTTTGTGTTCGGCGTAATG CTAGGAATGGGAAGTGCCCTGGAAACACTCTGTGGCCAAGCAGTTGGTGCTGGACAATATGAAATGCTTGGAATCTATCTCCAAAGATCATGTGTCATAACTCTTGTCACAGCCTTATTCCTCTCTCCCCTGTATATTTTTACGTCACCGATACTAAAACTTCTTCGACAAAGTAAAAGTATCTCAAATCTTGCTGGAAAGTATGCTCTTTGGGTGATCCCTCAGTTATTCGCTTATGCATTGAATTTCCCACTTCAAAAATTCCTCCAAGCACAGAGTAAAGTATGGGTTATGGCCGTAATTTCGTTGCTCGTTTTGGGTTTCCATGTCTTCTTGAACTGGCTAGTTGTCATAAAACTTGGGAAAGGCTTGCTTGGTGCTGCTGTGGTGGAGAATATATCATGGTGCCTTGTGGTCTTAGCTCAAATGGTTTATGTGGTATCCGGATTCTTCCCTGAATCATGGACTGGATTATCTTTCAAGGCATTCAAGTCCCTTTCTAGATTTGTGAAGTTGTCTCTTGCATCAGCTATCATGCTCTG TTTGGAGCTATGGTATTATACTGTGGTGATACTAATGGTTGGCTGGTTAAAGAATCCAGAAATTGCAGTTGATGCCATTTCTATTTG TATGAATCTGGAACTTTGGACATTAATGATAGCTCTGGGTTTCAATGCTGCAATCAG TGTTCGTGTTTCAAACGAACTTGGAGCTAATTGTCCCAAAGCAGCGAAATTCTCTGTCGCAGTAGCTGTAGTTTCATCAACACTGTTTGGAGTTGTATTCACAGTCTCCATTCTTGCAACCAAGAATGTGTTTCCCAGGATGTTTTCTGATAAAACAGAAGTCATAAAGGAGACATCCAAGTTGGGTTATTTCTTGGCTGCAACCATTCTCCTCAACAGCATTCAGCCTGTACTCCATG GAGTGGCAGTAGGTGCAGGGTGGCAAGCATCTGTCGCACTAGTAAATATTGGGTGCTATTATGTATTTGGGCTTCCTCTCGGGGCGTTGCTCGGTTACAAGTTCGATCTTGGTGTGAAAGGGATCTGGTTAGGGATGTTATCTGGCTGCTTGCTTCAAACCGTGGTGTTGGTTTTGCTCGTGGCTCGTGCTAATTGGAATAAAGAG GCTTCCGTGGCTGAGGAGAGAGTTCGCATCTATGCCGATTCATCGCTGCCTCAAATAGAGAGAACAGAAAATAGTACGATAGTGAAAAATTGA
- the LOC140814123 gene encoding protein DETOXIFICATION 29-like isoform X2 yields MGSALETLCGQAVGAGQYEMLGIYLQRSCVITLVTALFLSPLYIFTSPILKLLRQSKSISNLAGKYALWVIPQLFAYALNFPLQKFLQAQSKVWVMAVISLLVLGFHVFLNWLVVIKLGKGLLGAAVVENISWCLVVLAQMVYVVSGFFPESWTGLSFKAFKSLSRFVKLSLASAIMLCLELWYYTVVILMVGWLKNPEIAVDAISICMNLELWTLMIALGFNAAISVRVSNELGANCPKAAKFSVAVAVVSSTLFGVVFTVSILATKNVFPRMFSDKTEVIKETSKLGYFLAATILLNSIQPVLHGVAVGAGWQASVALVNIGCYYVFGLPLGALLGYKFDLGVKGIWLGMLSGCLLQTVVLVLLVARANWNKEASVAEERVRIYADSSLPQIERTENSTIVKN; encoded by the exons ATGGGAAGTGCCCTGGAAACACTCTGTGGCCAAGCAGTTGGTGCTGGACAATATGAAATGCTTGGAATCTATCTCCAAAGATCATGTGTCATAACTCTTGTCACAGCCTTATTCCTCTCTCCCCTGTATATTTTTACGTCACCGATACTAAAACTTCTTCGACAAAGTAAAAGTATCTCAAATCTTGCTGGAAAGTATGCTCTTTGGGTGATCCCTCAGTTATTCGCTTATGCATTGAATTTCCCACTTCAAAAATTCCTCCAAGCACAGAGTAAAGTATGGGTTATGGCCGTAATTTCGTTGCTCGTTTTGGGTTTCCATGTCTTCTTGAACTGGCTAGTTGTCATAAAACTTGGGAAAGGCTTGCTTGGTGCTGCTGTGGTGGAGAATATATCATGGTGCCTTGTGGTCTTAGCTCAAATGGTTTATGTGGTATCCGGATTCTTCCCTGAATCATGGACTGGATTATCTTTCAAGGCATTCAAGTCCCTTTCTAGATTTGTGAAGTTGTCTCTTGCATCAGCTATCATGCTCTG TTTGGAGCTATGGTATTATACTGTGGTGATACTAATGGTTGGCTGGTTAAAGAATCCAGAAATTGCAGTTGATGCCATTTCTATTTG TATGAATCTGGAACTTTGGACATTAATGATAGCTCTGGGTTTCAATGCTGCAATCAG TGTTCGTGTTTCAAACGAACTTGGAGCTAATTGTCCCAAAGCAGCGAAATTCTCTGTCGCAGTAGCTGTAGTTTCATCAACACTGTTTGGAGTTGTATTCACAGTCTCCATTCTTGCAACCAAGAATGTGTTTCCCAGGATGTTTTCTGATAAAACAGAAGTCATAAAGGAGACATCCAAGTTGGGTTATTTCTTGGCTGCAACCATTCTCCTCAACAGCATTCAGCCTGTACTCCATG GAGTGGCAGTAGGTGCAGGGTGGCAAGCATCTGTCGCACTAGTAAATATTGGGTGCTATTATGTATTTGGGCTTCCTCTCGGGGCGTTGCTCGGTTACAAGTTCGATCTTGGTGTGAAAGGGATCTGGTTAGGGATGTTATCTGGCTGCTTGCTTCAAACCGTGGTGTTGGTTTTGCTCGTGGCTCGTGCTAATTGGAATAAAGAG GCTTCCGTGGCTGAGGAGAGAGTTCGCATCTATGCCGATTCATCGCTGCCTCAAATAGAGAGAACAGAAAATAGTACGATAGTGAAAAATTGA